One Faecalicatena sp. Marseille-Q4148 DNA window includes the following coding sequences:
- a CDS encoding ABC transporter ATP-binding protein, with product MSKSKLSLRGVQHCYTSAEGEVTKAIENIDLEVEKGEFLAIVGASGCGKSTLLNIMCGMFPPTRGEVLIDGESVEKGNHKIGYISQTDTLLPWRKIESNVALGLEIEGMKKTERIQKARELMKASGLQGFEKKYPFELSGGMRKRVVIIRALAQNPDIIYMDEPFGPLDVFTREKLQAEILKMWAERKNTIIYITHDIAEAITLADRIVLLSNRPSKIKAEYRVEMPRPRNIEECKYNPKFLQLERQIWEDIKDELSFDEIGGSEETING from the coding sequence ATGAGTAAAAGTAAGTTGTCTTTAAGAGGAGTTCAACATTGTTATACTTCAGCAGAGGGCGAAGTGACAAAAGCAATTGAGAACATTGACTTAGAAGTAGAGAAGGGAGAATTTTTAGCAATTGTCGGTGCAAGTGGATGTGGAAAAAGTACATTACTTAATATTATGTGTGGAATGTTTCCACCCACGAGAGGAGAAGTATTGATTGATGGAGAATCTGTTGAAAAAGGAAACCATAAAATAGGATATATTTCACAAACAGATACTTTATTGCCGTGGAGAAAGATAGAATCTAATGTTGCGCTTGGATTAGAAATTGAAGGTATGAAAAAAACAGAACGTATCCAGAAAGCAAGAGAGTTGATGAAAGCAAGTGGACTTCAGGGATTTGAGAAAAAATATCCATTTGAACTGTCAGGAGGTATGCGAAAGCGAGTAGTTATTATTCGTGCATTAGCACAAAACCCAGATATTATTTATATGGATGAACCTTTTGGACCGCTAGATGTGTTTACGAGAGAAAAATTACAGGCTGAAATATTAAAAATGTGGGCGGAAAGAAAAAACACAATTATTTATATTACTCATGATATTGCCGAAGCGATCACATTAGCAGATCGAATTGTACTTTTGAGTAATCGTCCATCGAAAATAAAAGCAGAGTATCGCGTAGAAATGCCAAGACCGAGAAATATTGAGGAATGTAAATATAATCCGAAGTTCTTGCAATTAGAAAGGCAGATTTGGGAAGATATAAAAGATGAGTTATCATTTGATGAAATTGGTGGAAGTGAGGAAACTATCAATGGATAA
- a CDS encoding helix-turn-helix transcriptional regulator gives MDHLALFYKRLSQLRTEQGISARDMSLSLGQSESYINKIENQKALPSMTSFFYICDFLNVHPKDFFDETVENPFLSKELADKFTGLTGKQQEHILNLIDDLLAK, from the coding sequence ATGGATCATTTAGCCTTATTTTACAAAAGGTTATCACAGCTAAGAACAGAACAAGGCATATCTGCCCGGGATATGAGCCTTTCACTCGGTCAAAGCGAAAGTTACATTAATAAAATAGAGAATCAGAAAGCACTTCCTTCTATGACTTCTTTTTTCTATATCTGTGATTTTCTAAATGTTCATCCAAAGGATTTTTTTGATGAAACGGTAGAAAATCCTTTCCTTTCAAAAGAACTTGCCGATAAATTTACCGGTTTGACCGGAAAACAGCAGGAACATATTCTGAATCTGATAGATGATCTTCTAGCTAAGTAA
- a CDS encoding ABC transporter permease, with protein sequence MDKTKLKSRIILIISLVMLVIVWQILSDKGLINQLFFSSPKAVWKDLKEMFMTGYIFPHLKVTLYAAFCGLFYGILFGTVTAFVIGNNKILVNILEPIFVGIHGLPLLALGPLFVVWFGIGIKSKIFMAMINVFFLVFFNVYAGFKDVDIQLINTLKLMRASRFQILTKVVMPSCIPWLLASLKAGVGAAMLGAIVGEYLGASAGLGWVIQTAGGYYNITRVISCVLLLMTIMFILDAIVKRIDKLALKWRPTVDR encoded by the coding sequence ATGGATAAAACGAAATTAAAATCGAGGATTATTTTAATTATTTCTTTAGTTATGCTTGTAATTGTCTGGCAAATTCTGTCGGATAAAGGTCTTATTAATCAATTGTTTTTTAGTTCACCCAAAGCAGTTTGGAAGGACTTGAAAGAAATGTTTATGACGGGATATATTTTTCCGCATTTGAAAGTTACACTTTATGCGGCTTTTTGTGGATTATTTTACGGAATCTTATTTGGAACAGTGACTGCATTTGTGATTGGAAATAATAAAATATTAGTAAATATTTTAGAACCGATTTTTGTCGGGATTCATGGGTTGCCATTGCTGGCATTAGGACCACTATTTGTGGTCTGGTTTGGAATCGGTATTAAGTCAAAAATATTTATGGCAATGATCAATGTATTTTTCTTAGTATTTTTTAATGTGTATGCAGGTTTTAAGGATGTTGATATACAGTTAATTAATACATTAAAACTTATGAGAGCATCTCGGTTTCAGATTTTAACAAAAGTTGTTATGCCATCGTGTATTCCGTGGCTTTTAGCTAGTTTAAAAGCAGGAGTAGGTGCGGCAATGCTCGGAGCAATTGTAGGAGAATATCTGGGAGCTTCAGCCGGATTGGGCTGGGTAATTCAAACTGCAGGAGGTTATTACAATATAACACGAGTGATTTCATGTGTATTACTGCTTATGACAATTATGTTTATTTTGGATGCAATTGTAAAGAGGATTGATAAGTTGGCATTAAAGTGGAGGCCAACTGTCGATAGATAA
- a CDS encoding 4Fe-4S dicluster domain-containing protein gives MRGLDTPVREMRRKVFEEIARVAYHSTPESLNADIEAIPYRLVNEDTENYRERVYRIRSMVSEQVRLAMGMSLRPEDKPVHLTAGIEESNISDKYYEPPLMQVIPSACSACEENKYEVSNQCKGCFAHPCKEVCPKGAISMVNGKSYIDQSKCIKCGKCKAHCPYDAIAKKERPCQRACGVNAISSDVFGRAHIDTDKCVSCGMCMVSCPFGAISDKSQIFQLIRCLKEGGEVVAEIAPAFVGQFGPYINPRNIKAALQELGFSQVYEVALGADIGAISEAHHYVNEVVTGNLPFLLTSCCPSWSMLTKKYFPDLVDRVSQELTPMVATARTIKQEHPNAKVVFIGPCAAKKLEAMRTTVRSDVDFVITFEELQAMFDAKDIDLSQFEAESSFHDATGAGRGYAAAGGVAAAIEKCINEYYPDVEVHIEHAEGLAECKKVLALAKAGKMNGCLIEGMACPGGCIGGAGTNIEIPKAKKALKDFVSRSSKQLPAKELEEIELK, from the coding sequence ATGAGAGGATTAGACACACCGGTACGCGAAATGCGCCGGAAGGTTTTTGAAGAAATTGCGCGTGTGGCTTACCATTCAACACCGGAGAGCCTAAACGCAGATATCGAGGCTATCCCATACCGCCTGGTAAATGAAGATACGGAAAATTACAGAGAGAGAGTCTATCGAATCCGTTCTATGGTAAGTGAGCAAGTGCGTCTGGCAATGGGGATGTCCCTGCGTCCGGAAGATAAGCCGGTTCATCTCACAGCGGGGATTGAGGAGAGTAATATTTCAGATAAATACTATGAGCCGCCGTTGATGCAGGTCATTCCTTCTGCTTGTTCTGCCTGTGAAGAGAATAAATACGAAGTAAGTAATCAGTGTAAAGGCTGCTTTGCCCATCCTTGTAAAGAAGTATGCCCGAAAGGAGCAATTTCAATGGTCAATGGAAAATCCTACATTGACCAGTCAAAATGTATTAAATGTGGAAAATGCAAAGCGCATTGTCCATATGATGCTATCGCAAAAAAAGAACGCCCATGTCAAAGAGCATGCGGAGTGAATGCAATCAGTTCAGATGTGTTTGGACGTGCCCATATTGATACAGATAAATGTGTTTCCTGTGGGATGTGTATGGTAAGTTGTCCGTTTGGAGCGATTTCTGATAAATCTCAGATTTTTCAGCTGATTCGCTGTCTGAAAGAGGGCGGTGAAGTTGTTGCGGAGATCGCACCGGCATTTGTTGGACAGTTTGGACCTTATATTAATCCGAGAAATATTAAAGCAGCATTGCAGGAGCTGGGATTTTCTCAAGTGTATGAAGTAGCTTTAGGAGCGGATATTGGTGCGATTTCAGAAGCACATCACTATGTGAATGAAGTTGTAACAGGAAATCTGCCATTTCTTTTGACATCTTGCTGCCCATCGTGGTCAATGTTGACAAAGAAATATTTCCCGGATCTTGTAGACCGGGTATCACAGGAGTTGACGCCGATGGTAGCTACGGCGCGGACGATTAAGCAGGAACATCCAAATGCAAAAGTTGTATTTATCGGTCCGTGTGCGGCAAAGAAATTAGAAGCAATGCGAACTACGGTGCGGAGCGATGTGGATTTTGTCATTACATTTGAAGAGCTGCAGGCAATGTTTGATGCGAAAGATATTGATCTCTCACAGTTTGAAGCAGAGTCTTCTTTCCATGACGCTACAGGAGCAGGGCGCGGATATGCAGCAGCAGGAGGTGTTGCGGCTGCAATCGAAAAATGTATTAATGAATACTATCCGGACGTAGAAGTGCATATTGAACATGCAGAAGGACTTGCAGAGTGCAAAAAGGTACTTGCACTTGCAAAAGCAGGTAAAATGAACGGCTGTTTGATTGAAGGAATGGCTTGTCCGGGAGGATGTATTGGCGGCGCTGGAACTAATATTGAAATTCCAAAAGCGAAAAAAGCATTGAAAGATTTTGTTTCCAGATCTTCCAAACAGCTTCCTGCAAAAGAATTAGAAGAAATTGAATTAAAATAA